Part of the Diceros bicornis minor isolate mBicDic1 chromosome 2, mDicBic1.mat.cur, whole genome shotgun sequence genome is shown below.
CCAGTGGTCCCACGGTGGCCAGCGTCCACAGCGTGCAAGATTGCCTGCACATCCTCAATCGCTATGGCCTTCGTGCTGCCCTGCCACGTTCTGTGAAAACTGTGCTGGCTCGGGCTGACTCTGACCCCCATGGGCCACACAGCTGTGGTCACGTCCTCAATGTGATCATTGGCTCCAATGCACTGGCACTGGCTGAGGCCCAGCGGCAGGCTGAGGCGCTGGGATACCGGGCTGTGGTGCTGAGCACAGCCATACAGGGCAATGTGAAAAGTGTGGCTCAGTTCTACGGGCTGCTGGCCCGAGTGGCTGGAGCCCACCTCACCCCATCTAGGGCTGGAACCTTTATGGAGGAGGATGAACAACTCCATGAACTGGCGGCCAAGCTCCAGCTCCCAGATCTGCAGCTGAAGGAGGCTCTGGAGGCTGTGGCAGGGACTGGGAGCCCCGTCTGCCTGCTGGCTGGTGGTGAGCCCACAGTGCAGTTGCAGGGCTCAGGGAAGGGTGGCCGGAACCAGGAACTGGCCCTGCGTGTTGGAGCAGAGCTTGGACAATGGCCACTGGGGCCTATTGACGTGCTGTTTTTGAGCGGTGGCACCGATGGGCAGGATGGGCCCACAGAAGCAGCAGGCGCCTGGGTCATGCCTGAGCTTGCCAGCCAGGCCACTGCCGAGGGCCTGGATGTGGCCACCTTCCTAGCCCACAATGACTCACATACCTTCTTCAGCCGCTTCCGGGGTGGGGCGCACCTGCTACATACAGGGCTGACTGGCACCAATGTCATGGACGCCCACATCCTATTCCTGTGGCCACGGTGACAGCATAGGTCATGTTTTGGGAGTCCAGAGGAGGCCTACAGAGCAGTGTCCTGGGGCAGAGCAGGGTTGGTCCCCAGGGCCTCACCAGGCTTTAGGGCCCCTCCTCTCCTTGGCCCTGGCTGCTTGGTTGGCCCTCACACCTCTCACCCAGGGCCTCTGCTCCGTGTCTATTCCCCCAACCAGACTGGCAGGTGGGGCCTCTCTTCCACCTCTACTTTTCCCATGGCGGCAGCACCTGAGGACCAAGACGAGCCCCTTGTTCACTGTTCTGGATCATCtgccccaggcagcccctctgctGAGCTTCTGAGCCTGTTTTTTGTGTGGTGTGAAGCAAGAAGGACTGAAAATAAAAAGGACCACACTATGGGTTCTCAAAGCATTTTCTCTCAGAGCAAAGCCTAGCAGGGAGCTGCTGGGAAGGGGAATGGGGTTGGGCTGTAGCCTTAGTGCCAGGACCCTACAGGAGTTCCCCACATCTCTCTCTGAAGGGCACCCTCAGCACTTGTTTCACTTAACAGGAGCCTTGGAGGGTTGAGCCGGGCTCCCAACATGCTTGATGTGGGTGGTCAGAAACCCCAGGGAGGACAGGCTGAAAGACTGCGGTCCAGAGGGACTGGCCACCCATTCAGCTTTGATTCTCACCTGTGGCATCCCTGCTGTGGCCTCTCCAGCCTCTGCTGTATGCCTCGGTGGGCATATGCTTACTACCTGCCACCAAGGACGTCCCTCCCTTCTGCCTTTGGACGGCCCTTAGCCGTAGACTGCATCCTTCCTTGGTTGAGCTGCCCTCTATTTATCCTGGGGCTACCCCTAGCTACACAGGACGCTGGACCTTGTTTCCTTGTGGCAGGACCATTTTCCCAAACTGAACACCCCCAGTTCCTTCAGCAGCTCCTCTGGGGATGTAGTCTGGTTCCTGGTACGAGCGTTGCAGTGGAGGTCTTCAGCGCTGGGATGGTGGGTCAGAGGAGTGATGGGGTCCAgaacctccctgccctccccctgtTACAGCTGGCCAGGGAAGAGGCCAGTGGGAGGAGGGGCTCCTTGTCCAGGCTAGGAGCCTGCTCTGGGAGAGAGAGGGGCCGCTGTCCTGGCTCTCCTTGCTCAGTATCCAAGCCCTTGCTGGCCACCCCCGCCGTGCGCCACGGCTCCAATCCCTATATGAGTGACCAGTAGAATCACATAGGAATAAAAAGCCATAGAGAACAGCGAGGCCTGGGGCTGCTCCTGCTGgcccctccctcaccccagccaCCCCCTCCTCTCTGAGGGTGTGAGGGGCTCTGGGCCACGGCTGGCATGCCCTCCACCTCAGAAGAGCCTCCCTTCCCCACTTGGGCCCTGGACAACTTGCAGACGGTTCGTGACCTGGGGATGTGGCTCCCACTCAGCGGGCTGGGGATTGGGAGGGAGGTGAGCAAGGTGAGCAGGGCTCTGGGGGCCTGGGAGATTTAGGGAA
Proteins encoded:
- the GLYCTK gene encoding glycerate kinase isoform X1, which produces MAAALQILPRLARAPLRPLLLGGPVARLASGMALAEHARQLFESAVGAVLPGPMLHRALSLDLDSGQLKVRDRSFQLRQNLYLVGFGKAVLGMAAAAEELLGQHLVQGVISVPKGIRAAMERAGKQEMLLKPHSRVQVFEGAEDNLPDRDALRAALAIRQLAEGLTADDLLLVFISGGGSALLPAPIPPITLEEKQTLTKLLAARGATIQELNTIRKALSQLKGGGLAQAAYPAQVVSLILSDVVGDPVEVIASGPTVASVHSVQDCLHILNRYGLRAALPRSVKTVLARADSDPHGPHSCGHVLNVIIGSNALALAEAQRQAEALGYRAVVLSTAIQGNVKSVAQFYGLLARVAGAHLTPSRAGTFMEEDEQLHELAAKLQLPDLQLKEALEAVAGTGSPVCLLAGGEPTVQLQGSGKGGRNQELALRVGAELGQWPLGPIDVLFLSGGTDGQDGPTEAAGAWVMPELASQATAEGLDVATFLAHNDSHTFFSRFRGGAHLLHTGLTGTNVMDAHILFLWPR